Proteins found in one Quercus robur chromosome 2, dhQueRobu3.1, whole genome shotgun sequence genomic segment:
- the LOC126712982 gene encoding uncharacterized protein LOC126712982 isoform X2 — translation MRFLKGSKVEVLKNKQVPPGEWHCAKIISGNGHTYSVMYEGSLKITAEVVVERVPRKAIRPCPPPMETVEDWAVGDVAEVFNVGSWRMAMILKVLGGDYHLVRLLGSSEKFRVHKSNIRVRQVWQDDKWVVIRKGSCNSLLVKSNKPSSLNFHQMTSEFLPRDTRKKMQAGNTCLAAQDNICLQKAHVVSSRTLKRASPYCSTHTEAYSGKMRGIEKEGERQRVISESTFPLLKKESCLNACKCFTLRRRVLRSCSSLYLMLSFLHLCH, via the exons ATGAGATTCTTAAAGGGTAGTAAGGTGGAGGTACTAAAGAATAAACAGGTGCCTCCAGGGGAGTGGCATTGTGCGAAGATTATCTCTGGTAATGGGCACACTTACAGTGTTATGTACGAAGGTTCTCTCAAAATTACAGCCGAGGTAGTTGTGGAGAGAGTGCCAAGGAAGGCTATTAGGCCTTGCCCTCCTCCCATGGAAACTGTGGAGGATTGGGCAGTTGGAGATGTTGCAGAAGTGTTTAACGTTGGTTCTTGGAGAATGGCTATGATTCTGAAGGTTTTGGGTGGGGATTATCATTTGGTTAGGCTATTGGGATCTTCTGAGAAGTTCAGAGTTCACAAATCTAACATCCGGGTGCGTCAAGTTTGGCAAGATGACAAATGGGTTGTGATCAGAAAG GGTTCTTGTAATTCTTTGCTTGTGAAGTCCAACAAACCATCTAGCTTGAACTTTCATCAGATGACCTCTGAGTTTCTGCCACGCGATACAAGGAAAAAGATGCAGGCAGGAAATACTTGTTTAGCTGCTCAAGACAATATTTGTTTGCAGAAGGCTCATGTTGTCTCATCCAGAACATTGAAGAGAGCGTCCCCTTATTGCTCTACTCATACTGAAGCATATTCTGGAAAAATGAGAGGAATTGAGAAAGAGGGTGAGCGTCAAAGAGTCATTTCAGAGTCTACATTCCCCTTGCTGAAAAAG GAGTCTTGTCTTAATGCCTGCAAATGCTTTACACTTAGAAGAAGGGTTCTTAGGAGTTGCTCTTCCTTGTACTTAATGCTCTCCTTCTTGCATTTATGTCactaa
- the LOC126712982 gene encoding uncharacterized protein LOC126712982 isoform X1, with amino-acid sequence MRFLKGSKVEVLKNKQVPPGEWHCAKIISGNGHTYSVMYEGSLKITAEVVVERVPRKAIRPCPPPMETVEDWAVGDVAEVFNVGSWRMAMILKVLGGDYHLVRLLGSSEKFRVHKSNIRVRQVWQDDKWVVIRKGSCNSLLVKSNKPSSLNFHQMTSEFLPRDTRKKMQAGNTCLAAQDNICLQKAHVVSSRTLKRASPYCSTHTEAYSGKMRGIEKEGERQRVISESTFPLLKKVDAVAYPQANLGEKYTHDSFNKQTTGYFDLERVNQNGSILIFHGRSSEPIHCDGDASSVGSCSVVTDSSNRLSGHILSCPPQDANTLNSDADSCYDCRDEEGRGPLSLKDNLATSINRLELHDYRSTLEAIYASGPLSWEQEALLTNLRV; translated from the exons ATGAGATTCTTAAAGGGTAGTAAGGTGGAGGTACTAAAGAATAAACAGGTGCCTCCAGGGGAGTGGCATTGTGCGAAGATTATCTCTGGTAATGGGCACACTTACAGTGTTATGTACGAAGGTTCTCTCAAAATTACAGCCGAGGTAGTTGTGGAGAGAGTGCCAAGGAAGGCTATTAGGCCTTGCCCTCCTCCCATGGAAACTGTGGAGGATTGGGCAGTTGGAGATGTTGCAGAAGTGTTTAACGTTGGTTCTTGGAGAATGGCTATGATTCTGAAGGTTTTGGGTGGGGATTATCATTTGGTTAGGCTATTGGGATCTTCTGAGAAGTTCAGAGTTCACAAATCTAACATCCGGGTGCGTCAAGTTTGGCAAGATGACAAATGGGTTGTGATCAGAAAG GGTTCTTGTAATTCTTTGCTTGTGAAGTCCAACAAACCATCTAGCTTGAACTTTCATCAGATGACCTCTGAGTTTCTGCCACGCGATACAAGGAAAAAGATGCAGGCAGGAAATACTTGTTTAGCTGCTCAAGACAATATTTGTTTGCAGAAGGCTCATGTTGTCTCATCCAGAACATTGAAGAGAGCGTCCCCTTATTGCTCTACTCATACTGAAGCATATTCTGGAAAAATGAGAGGAATTGAGAAAGAGGGTGAGCGTCAAAGAGTCATTTCAGAGTCTACATTCCCCTTGCTGAAAAAGGTAGATGCTGTAGCTTACCCACAAGCAAATCTGGGTGAAAAATACACGCATGATTCCTTTAATAAACAAACAACCGGATATTTTGATTTGGAAAGGGTAAATCAGAATGgttctattttgatttttcatggAAGAAGTTCGGAACCTATTCATTGTGATGGTGATGCATCTTCTGTTGGTAGTTGTAGTGTTGTTACTGATAGTTCAAATAGGTTGTCAGGTCACATTTTATCATGTCCTCCTCAAGATGCCAATACCCTTAATAGTGATGCAGATTCCTGTTATGATTGTAGAGATGAGGAAGGAAGAGGTCCCCTCTCTCTGAAAGATAATTTAGCAACAAGCATCAATAGATTAGAGTTGCATGATTATCGCAGCACTCTGGAGGCAATATATGCTTCTGGGCCCTTAAGTTGGGAGCAAGAAGCTCTATTGACAAATCTTCGTGTTTGA
- the LOC126712985 gene encoding cytochrome P450 94A1-like isoform X2 codes for MLLLLTLIPLLSLLFFFFFLNSNSNSKVPKSYPLVGSFFAFVANRKRPLPWLSGIMQVSPSATFVLRRNYSTLQVFSGNPAVVQHILKTNFSNYGKGHVINRTLTDFLGHGIFNIDGDSWKFQRQVSSHEFNTKSLRKFIETVVDTELSDRLIPILSSAAKQGTVLDFQDILQRFAFDNICKIAFGFDPAYLLPSLPQAKFALAFEDGVRISSERFSAVHPVVWKFKKLLNIGSEKRLKNAISEVRELALNIIKEKKQRLGEKESLDSVDLLSRFLCSGHSDENFVTDIVISFILAGRDTTSAALTWFFWLLWKNPEIESEILNEINEKSEAPVFDEVKDMVYTHASLCESMRLYPPVPTDSKEAVNDDVLPGGTVVKKGMRVTYFPYAMGRLEMLWGSDWAEFKPERWLQKEEESWKFVGRDPYTYPVFQAGPRICLGKEMAFLQMKRVVAGVLRRFKVVPAFEEGVNHEPEFVSYLTSKMKGGFPVKIVERDHLRHDETES; via the coding sequence agTCCCCAAATCCTACCCTCTAGTGGGTTCATTCTTCGCCTTCGTTGCCAACCGAAAGCGCCCACTCCCATGGCTCTCAGGCATCATGCAAGTCTCACCTTCCGCCACCTTTGTTCTCCGACGCAACTACTCCACCCTCCAGGTCTTCTCCGGCAACCCCGCCGTGGTCCAACACATCCTCAAGACCAACTTCTCTAACTACGGAAAAGGCCACGTTATCAATCGAACTCTCACCGACTTTCTTGGCCACGGCATCTTCAACATTGACGGCGACTCCTGGAAGTTCCAAAGACAAGTCTCTAGCCACGAATTCAACACCAAATCTCTCCGCAAGTTCATTGAAACCGTTGTCGACACTGAGCTCTCCGATCGCCTCATCCCCATTCTCTCCTCAGCTGCCAAACAGGGAACTGTCCTTGATTTCCAAGACATTCTTCAAAGGTTTGCTTTTGATAATATTTGTAAGATCGCTTTCGGGTTCGACCCAGCATACTTGTTGCCCTCTCTTCCACAGGCCAAGTTCGCCTTAGCCTTTGAAGACGGTGTCAGGATTAGCAGCGAGAGGTTCTCTGCGGTACACCCAGTCGTCTGGAAATTCAAGAAGTTGTTGAATATTGGGTCAGAAAAGCGTCTCAAAAACGCTATCTCGGAAGTGCGAGAGCTCGCACTGAAcataatcaaagaaaagaagcagaggctgggagagaaagagagcctCGATTCCGTGGACCTGTTGTCAAGGTTCTTGTGCTCCGGCCATTCGGACGAGAACTTCGTGACAGACATTGTGATCAGCTTTATACTTGCTGGGCGTGACACTACGTCGGCGGCTTTAACATGGTTTTTTTGGCTTCTATGGAAGAACCCAGAGATTGAATCCGAGATTCTAaatgaaatcaatgaaaaatcaGAAGCGCCTGTTTTTGACGAGGTGAAAGACATGGTGTACACACACGCTTCACTGTGTGAAAGCATGAGGCTGTACCCGCCAGTTCCGACTGACTCAAAGGAGGCAGTGAACGACGACGTATTGCCCGGCGGGACAGTGGTGAAGAAGGGGATGAGAGTGACCTACTTTCCATACGCAATGGGGAGGTTGGAGATGCTGTGGGGATCGGACTGGGCAGAGTTCAAGCCAGAGAGGTGGCTGCAGAAGGAGGAAGAATCATGGAAATTCGTGGGGAGAGACCCGTACACATACCCGGTGTTCCAGGCAGGTCCCAGAATTTGTTTGGGGAAGGAAATGGCATTCTTGCAGATGAAGAGGGTTGTGGCTGGGGTTTTAAGGAGGTTTAAGGTGGTGCCAGCTTTTGAAGAAGGTGTAAACCATGAACCGGAGTTTGTTTCGTATTTGACTTCAAAGATGAAAGGTGGGTTTCCGGTGAAGATTGTGGAGAGGGATCATCTTCGTCATGATGAGACTGAGTCCTGA